The Amycolatopsis nigrescens CSC17Ta-90 genomic interval TCGGTCCCAGCGCACTCAAACGCCCGGCACCGAAGCGCCGCCCCGACCCTGGCATCGGCAAGGGCCGGACGCAGAAGCAGGGCGGCGGCACCAGCCAATCTGCGCACTACAACAAGAACTCCAACTACCAGCAGAGTGGCAACTCGCCGGGACGGAACGAGCTGACCGACGTCAACAACCTCATCAACCCCGGTAAGACCGGCCGGACCCCATCCCCGGAACTGCTCGCCTACCTCAAGCAGAACGGCGTCTCCAACACGTGGATCAAGGGGCACATGCTGAACGACAACCTCGGCGGCCCCGGGAAGTCCCACAACCTGACCCCGTTCACCAGCAAGGCGAACAGCGCGCACAAGAACCATGTGGAGAGCAGCCTCAAAGAGCTGGTGGGCCGGACGCAGGGCGGGGCCTTCAAGCAGAACGGGCTCGACGGAATCGGTGTCGACTACAAGATCAAGGTCAGTGACGAGGTCAGGTTCCCCAACTCCCCCAACGCCCACGAAAGGTCCATCCGGAAGTACGTCGAATTCGACGTGAAGTACACCGGCGTCACCCCGGACATGGTGGCGAAGATGGATCGCCAGGGGATGAACCCGCTGGCCGAACTGCCGCCGCCGGGCACCCAGATGGACACCATCACCGGCAAGCTCCGCGCCCCCGACGGCAACGGCGGCTGGGTCGACTGGAAGAAGGGCTCCAAGGGCCACGACTTCTCCAAGTACCCGTCCCTCTGACCCCGCCCTCCCGCTGTCCGTGAAGGCCACCTTGCCTACCTTGAAGGTAGGCAAGGTGGCCTTCACGGACTTCACGGTCAGGCGACCAGGTGCAGCCAGGCCGCCGCGAGCGCGGCGTGACCTGCCGGAGTCGGGTGCACGCCGTCCGCGGCCCAGTACTCCGGCCCGGTCGTCGCGGCGAGTTCGGCGAACATGCTGTCGGCGGCGATCAGGTACGCGCCATACTCGTCGGCGAGTTTGTGCACGACCTCGATCTTCGGGTCCAGATCGGCGCGCCATTCCTTGCGCTCTTCCTCACCGATGAGCACGCGACCGCCACCGGCTTCGACGACGCCGTGGATCGGCAGCAGGAACGGCTCGATGAGGATCAGCTCCGTGCCGGCCGCGGCCAGTGGCGCGAGCAAGCGGTCATAACCCGCTTCGAACTCCGCCACGGGGATCACGTACCCCTTCTCCGGATCCAGCGTGTGCCAGCCCATGTCGTTGACCCCGGCGAGAATCGACACCACGTCCGGGCGCGCGTCCAGCACGTCAGCCTGCCAGCGGGCTTCGAGGTCCATCACCTTGTCGCCGCCGATCCCGGCGTTCAGCCAGGTCACCGGGCGGTTCGTGTGCCGGAAGCCCCACTCGCCCGCAATGCGCAGCGGATAGCCGAACCCGAGGCCGTCCTCGCTCTCCCGCCGCTGGCAGTCGGTGGTCGAATCGCCGGTGAACACCACGGTGCTGCCCGGCCGGAGGGTGATCGTCATGTGTACTCCTTGAAGTTGTTCCGGTGAAGGGAATGCCGCTCAGCTCTCCGGAGCGCCGAACCACCGGCTTACCGCGCGCTCGAACGCTTTCCGGTCGAAGTCGCGATCGCCCGCCCAGGCGACGATGCCGTCCGGTCGGACGAGCACGGCACCCAGTCCGAGATCGTTCTTCGCCGCACCGGCCGCATACCGGAGCCGGCTTTCCCAGCGCAGCGCCGAATCGTGCAAGCGTCGGTCGGTGCTGAAATCGAGCACGACACCTAATCCGTCCTGCGTCAGGTCGCCGAGGCGAGTGTCGTCCTCGAGAAGGAAGTCCGGGGCGTTGCGGCCGACCAGCGGCCGCTCGCTGCCGAGGTCGTGGCGGATCGACGCTCCCGACATCCGCTCGAAGGCGTAGGTCGTTCCGTCCCGGGTCGCGAGCAGGTCGCGAACCACTCCTTGGATCGCCTGGGCATGCGGGTCCGGCCGCATCACCGCCACCTGGGCCCGCGACCAGTCGAGCACCGAAGCGGCGACGGGGTTGCGCTCGTGGGTGAACGTGTCGAGGAGCCCGTCCGGTGCGTGCCCGTGCACGGTCGCTGCGAGCTTCCAGCCCAGGTTCATCGCGTCACCGAGGCCGAGGTTGAGTCCCTGCCCGCCGAGCGGGGAATGGACGTGCGCCGCGTCGCCCGCGAGCAGGACGCGACCGCGGCGGTAGGTCGTCGTCCGCATCGCCCGGTCGGTGAAACTCGACGCGAGCTGGACGTCGGTCAACGTCACGTCGGTGCCGGACACCCGGCGCAGCACCGCCTGGAGATGGTCGCGAGCCGGCGGCCGCGAGCGATCGAACGCGCCGCCGTCGAAGTCCATCATGCCGATGTACCGTTCCGCGGGCAGCCGGATGTACATGCCCGTCGGCGTCAGGTTGATCCCGGGGCTCAGCTCGTCGGGATCGGCGACCGTGGCGAGCATGACGTAGCCGGTGAGCTGCGGCTCGGTGCCGACGAACTCGAAGCCCGCCAGCCTGCGCACCGCGCTGCGGCCGCCGTCGCAGCCGACGAGCCAGCGCGCCGCGTACTCGTGCTCGCCGGCGTGCACGACCACGCTCCCTTCGTACTGCTCGATGGCGTCCACGGTGACCCCGCGCCTGATCTCCACGCCGAGCTTGGCCGCCCGCTCGGCCAGCACCGACTCGACCGCTTCCAGGTTCGTCAGCACGCCGTCCATCGCGGGGCTGGGAAACCGGAACGGCAGCGCGGCGAGATCCACCTTGGCCGGGTCGAGCACCATGCCGCCGAAGTGCCCCACGCCGCGAGGGGCCACCGGCTCGTCGTCCGCGCCGGAATAGTCGTCGATACCCGATTCCGTCAGCAGCGGGTGCAGCATCCCGCGGCGGTGGAACGCCTCGACCGACGTGGCGGACAGCCCCCGCATCCCGAGCGGGGCCTGTCGCCACGGAGTGCCGGGTTCCGGCTCCCGCTCGAGCACCAGCACGGAGCAGCCCGCGAGACCGAGTTCGCAGGCGAGGAACAAACCAACCGGGCCCGCGCCCACTATCACCACGTCCTGCGCGAAGTCGCTCATGATGTCTTTCTCCCCTCCCGTTGCGGGCCGCACCCGGCCCTCGACGGCAAGACTGACGCGCCCCACTGCCACGGCCCGCACACGCGACTGGCATCCGCCTGGCGGCGCCCTGTCACCCGCGCCGTGTCCGCGCACTGAAGCAGGGCAAAAAGTCGGCTATTTGCCCCTCCCGGTACTCCTAGGATCGCCGCATGGAACAGAACGAACGGCTACGTCACGCCTCGTCGTTCGGCGCCGCGGCGACCGCATACGCGGAGCACCGCCCGGACTACGCGCCGGCCGCGGTGCGCTGGGCGCTGGAACCCGCGCCCGGCCCGCGCGTGCTGGACCTCGGGGCCGGAACCGGCAAGCTGACCGGCGCGCTGGTCGCGCTGGGCGCCGACGTCATCGCGGTCGAGCCCGACCCGGCGATGCTGACCGAGCTGCGCCGCGCGCTGCCTGCTGTCCGCGCGCTGCCCGGTAGCGCCGAGGCGATACCGCTGCCGGACGCCTCCGTCGACGCCGTACTGGCCGGAAACGCCCTGCACTGGTTCGACATGGCCGTCGCGGGGCCCGAGCTAGCCAGGGTCCTCGCACCCGGCGGCATCCTGGCCGGCCTGTGGAACGTCATGGACGACCGGGTCGGCTGGGTCGCCGGACTCGAGCGGGTCAGCGGAAGCGCGGCCATCGGCCCGCGTGACACGCTCAGCAGCTGGCGCGCCGCGACGGCAGGCTTGCACCTTCCCGACAACGGCCTGGTCGCCCGGTTCGGCTCGCCGGAACAGACCGAGTTCCCGCACGGTCAGCGTCGCACCGCCGACTCCCTCGCCGCGACAATCGCGACGCGCGCAGGGATGCTGGTCATGCCGGAACAGGAACGAGCGGCCACCCTCGGCCGGATCCGCGCTTTCCTCACGAGCAGCCAGGAAACCGCCGGCGGCGAGTTCACCCTCCCGATGCTGACCGGCGTACTCCGCGTCCGGCAGCTGTGAAAGCCATCAACCGACGAAGGAGAGCACCGTAAGCATGCGACCAGACTGCTCCAACTCCGCGTGCTGACCGAACTCTGGCCATTTTGGGACGCCTGACCATCAGCACTCTCGGCTCAGTGGCATCCGACTCCGCAACACACAACCACGCCCATAACCCCCACGGGTCAAACAGTCGATGGCCGGGGCCAACGAGGGCCCGGCCGACGCGAAAGCCCGCAGCCAGAAACTCGGCCCGGCGCTCACCCGACATAGTGGCGTGATGGCTCTGCCGTACCGTCACCGCCTGGCCCTCGCAGACGGTGAAGTTGCCGACGTGGCCCGCGCTCGCTCAGGTGACCCGCGCGGTCACCAGGGTCTCGAAGGTATAGGGCCGCAGGCCATCGGTACGGCCGGCGAAGTACCGCTCCTGGAGGTCTGCACGTGCGGGGTGGTCCACGACCTTCAGCCCGCACCGGCTGACCAGCCTCTCGATCTCGGATACCGGCCAGCCAGGCTGAAGAGGCTCGCCGACAGAAGCCGCGATCGGTGTGTAGATACGGGCGTATTCCGTCCCCGCGTCGTCGAGCGCAGCGTCCTCGGCCCGGTAGGAGAACACCACCTCAGACCCGGGAGCAGCCGCCGCGATCGTGTGCAACGTCGACTCGATCGCCTGTGCCGTCAGATAAGGGGCGACGCCCGTCCAGCAGAACATCGCCGGCTGCGCCCAGTCGAACCCGGCCGCGCCCAGAACATCCTGAACCGGTCCGGCCTCGAAATCAACCGGTACGAATACCTGTGAGGCACTGAGCGGCAGGCCGAGATCTCTGACCCGCTCGAGCTTCCAGGCCTGGGAGGCAGGGTGATCAACCTCGAACACCGTCAGCGAGCCGAGCAGATCCGGCCGCCGCCACGCGAACGAGTCAAGCCCCGCGCCGAGAATCACGTACTGCGTGAAGGCACCAGCAGCCAGCCGGTCCTCGGCGTACCGGCTGCGGGTGCAGACAGCCGCACGGGCCTCGCTACGGACCGGGCCGGGGAACAGCGGATCGAACTGGTCTCGCAGCTGCTGCCATACCGGGCCG includes:
- a CDS encoding SGNH/GDSL hydrolase family protein — translated: MTITLRPGSTVVFTGDSTTDCQRRESEDGLGFGYPLRIAGEWGFRHTNRPVTWLNAGIGGDKVMDLEARWQADVLDARPDVVSILAGVNDMGWHTLDPEKGYVIPVAEFEAGYDRLLAPLAAAGTELILIEPFLLPIHGVVEAGGGRVLIGEEERKEWRADLDPKIEVVHKLADEYGAYLIAADSMFAELAATTGPEYWAADGVHPTPAGHAALAAAWLHLVA
- a CDS encoding FAD-dependent oxidoreductase; amino-acid sequence: MSDFAQDVVIVGAGPVGLFLACELGLAGCSVLVLEREPEPGTPWRQAPLGMRGLSATSVEAFHRRGMLHPLLTESGIDDYSGADDEPVAPRGVGHFGGMVLDPAKVDLAALPFRFPSPAMDGVLTNLEAVESVLAERAAKLGVEIRRGVTVDAIEQYEGSVVVHAGEHEYAARWLVGCDGGRSAVRRLAGFEFVGTEPQLTGYVMLATVADPDELSPGINLTPTGMYIRLPAERYIGMMDFDGGAFDRSRPPARDHLQAVLRRVSGTDVTLTDVQLASSFTDRAMRTTTYRRGRVLLAGDAAHVHSPLGGQGLNLGLGDAMNLGWKLAATVHGHAPDGLLDTFTHERNPVAASVLDWSRAQVAVMRPDPHAQAIQGVVRDLLATRDGTTYAFERMSGASIRHDLGSERPLVGRNAPDFLLEDDTRLGDLTQDGLGVVLDFSTDRRLHDSALRWESRLRYAAGAAKNDLGLGAVLVRPDGIVAWAGDRDFDRKAFERAVSRWFGAPES
- a CDS encoding class I SAM-dependent methyltransferase, translating into MEQNERLRHASSFGAAATAYAEHRPDYAPAAVRWALEPAPGPRVLDLGAGTGKLTGALVALGADVIAVEPDPAMLTELRRALPAVRALPGSAEAIPLPDASVDAVLAGNALHWFDMAVAGPELARVLAPGGILAGLWNVMDDRVGWVAGLERVSGSAAIGPRDTLSSWRAATAGLHLPDNGLVARFGSPEQTEFPHGQRRTADSLAATIATRAGMLVMPEQERAATLGRIRAFLTSSQETAGGEFTLPMLTGVLRVRQL
- a CDS encoding class I SAM-dependent methyltransferase, whose product is MESASSRTAMFAAVSRGLFRLETASPWVLDDVLALVLVGPVWQQLRDQFDPLFPGPVRSEARAAVCTRSRYAEDRLAAGAFTQYVILGAGLDSFAWRRPDLLGSLTVFEVDHPASQAWKLERVRDLGLPLSASQVFVPVDFEAGPVQDVLGAAGFDWAQPAMFCWTGVAPYLTAQAIESTLHTIAAAAPGSEVVFSYRAEDAALDDAGTEYARIYTPIAASVGEPLQPGWPVSEIERLVSRCGLKVVDHPARADLQERYFAGRTDGLRPYTFETLVTARVT